The following proteins are encoded in a genomic region of Syntrophotaleaceae bacterium:
- the hisH gene encoding imidazole glycerol phosphate synthase subunit HisH, with product MSKRIVIIDYGMGNLRSVQKGFEKVGFDARVTDDPKLIEGADRLVLPGVGAFQDCMDNLRDGGFIEPILRHVDSGKPFLGICLGLQLLFTESEEFGLHQGLDIIPGRVRRFPAELQSAGVPLKVPHMGWNQIDIRSQSPLFQGLAGGESVYFVHSYYVDPEDRAVVSSTTDYGMTFCSSIWRDNVMATQFHPEKSQQVGLRILENFGRL from the coding sequence ATGAGCAAGCGGATCGTCATCATCGATTACGGCATGGGCAACCTGCGGAGCGTGCAGAAGGGCTTCGAAAAGGTCGGTTTCGACGCGCGGGTGACCGATGACCCGAAACTGATCGAGGGGGCCGACCGGCTGGTTCTGCCGGGCGTCGGCGCCTTTCAGGACTGCATGGACAACCTCCGCGACGGCGGTTTCATCGAACCGATCCTGCGGCATGTCGACTCTGGAAAACCCTTCCTGGGCATCTGTCTCGGGCTGCAGCTGCTGTTCACCGAAAGCGAGGAATTTGGCCTGCACCAAGGGTTGGATATCATCCCAGGACGGGTGAGGCGGTTCCCGGCAGAGCTGCAATCGGCGGGGGTTCCCCTCAAGGTTCCGCACATGGGCTGGAACCAGATCGACATCCGCAGCCAATCGCCCTTGTTCCAGGGGTTGGCCGGAGGCGAATCGGTCTACTTTGTCCACTCCTATTATGTCGACCCGGAGGATCGGGCCGTGGTTTCCAGCACCACCGACTACGGCATGACCTTCTGCTCCAGCATCTGGCGGGACAACGTTATGGCTACCCAGTTTCATCCGGAAAAGAGCCAGCAGGTGGGGCTGCGGATTTTGGAGAACTTCGGCAGGTTGTAA
- the hisA gene encoding 1-(5-phosphoribosyl)-5-[(5-phosphoribosylamino)methylideneamino]imidazole-4-carboxamide isomerase, whose product MIVIPAIDLKEGRCVRLEQGLMDKDTVYSDDPAGQALIWQEQGGELLHIVDLDGAFAGVPRNGEAIRAIVEAVSMPTELGGGIRDLATVEAYLDLGVGRVILGTVAKENPALVAEACRLFPGRIVVGIDAKDGLVAVRGWADVTEKRATELAKELEGYGVEAIIYTDIARDGMMQGPNIEATRQLAEAISIPVIASGGVSCLDDISRLMAIESSGVSGVITGKALYNGSLDLRAAVAMTKKQ is encoded by the coding sequence ATGATCGTCATTCCCGCTATCGACCTGAAAGAGGGCCGTTGCGTCCGACTTGAACAGGGGCTCATGGACAAGGATACCGTCTACAGCGATGATCCTGCCGGCCAGGCGCTGATCTGGCAGGAGCAGGGGGGCGAACTGCTGCATATCGTCGACCTGGACGGCGCCTTTGCCGGCGTGCCCCGCAACGGGGAGGCGATCAGGGCCATCGTCGAGGCGGTTTCCATGCCCACCGAGCTCGGCGGCGGCATCCGCGACCTGGCGACGGTGGAAGCCTATCTCGACCTCGGGGTCGGCCGGGTCATCCTTGGCACGGTGGCCAAGGAGAATCCGGCGCTGGTGGCCGAGGCCTGCCGTCTGTTTCCCGGCCGCATCGTGGTCGGCATCGACGCCAAGGACGGCCTGGTGGCGGTGCGCGGCTGGGCCGACGTCACGGAAAAACGGGCCACGGAACTGGCCAAGGAATTGGAAGGCTACGGCGTTGAGGCGATCATCTACACGGATATCGCCCGCGACGGCATGATGCAGGGACCCAACATCGAGGCCACCCGGCAACTGGCCGAAGCCATCTCCATTCCGGTAATCGCCTCGGGCGGAGTTTCCTGCCTGGACGATATCTCCCGGCTGATGGCCATCGAATCCAGCGGCGTATCCGGGGTCATCACCGGCAAGGCCCTCTACAACGGCAGCCTCGACCTGCGCGCCGCGGTGGCGATGACTAAAAAGCAGTAG
- the hisF gene encoding imidazole glycerol phosphate synthase subunit HisF: MLTKRIIPCLDVKDGRVVKGVQFLELRDAGDPVEAAEAYDEQGADELTFLDITASSDKRNIILDVVARTAERVFMPLTVGGGIREIADIRNLLNAGADKVSINTAAVHRPEFVREAAERFGSQCIVVAIDARRVTGSDPQAWEVYTHGGRNPTGIDAVAWAERMADYGAGEILLTSMDCDGTRDGYDLALTRTISDQVSIPVIASGGVGNLEHIYQGLTEGGASAALAASIFHFREYTIRECKEYLLARGVPARL; the protein is encoded by the coding sequence ATGCTGACCAAACGAATCATACCTTGTCTGGACGTAAAGGACGGAAGAGTGGTCAAGGGGGTGCAGTTTCTGGAGCTGCGCGACGCCGGGGATCCGGTCGAAGCTGCCGAAGCCTATGATGAGCAGGGAGCTGACGAACTGACCTTTCTCGACATCACCGCCTCCAGCGACAAGCGGAACATCATTCTTGACGTGGTGGCCCGCACAGCCGAGCGGGTTTTCATGCCCCTGACGGTTGGCGGCGGCATCCGCGAGATTGCAGATATCCGCAACCTGCTCAATGCCGGAGCCGATAAGGTTTCGATCAATACCGCCGCGGTGCATCGTCCCGAATTCGTTCGGGAGGCGGCTGAACGCTTCGGATCCCAGTGCATCGTGGTGGCCATCGATGCCCGCAGGGTTACCGGTTCCGATCCCCAGGCCTGGGAGGTCTATACCCACGGCGGCCGAAACCCTACCGGGATCGACGCCGTCGCCTGGGCCGAGAGGATGGCCGATTATGGAGCGGGTGAGATTCTGCTCACCTCCATGGACTGCGATGGCACCAGGGACGGATACGACCTGGCCCTGACCCGCACCATCAGCGACCAGGTTTCGATTCCGGTCATCGCTTCCGGCGGTGTCGGCAATCTCGAACACATCTATCAGGGCCTGACCGAAGGCGGCGCCAGCGCTGCTCTGGCCGCCAGCATCTTTCATTTTCGCGAATATACCATCCGCGAATGCAAGGAATACCTGCTGGCGCGCGGCGTTCCGGCGCGCCTTTAG
- a CDS encoding phosphoribosyl-ATP diphosphatase — MSLARLKFDGDGLIPAIVRNAASGEVMLSYLNAEAVEMTQATGLLHRYSRSAGKVVQPKPGAGQRVREARLSCGDDCLLLLVEQEGQGFDAFKTLLWQDESSADSIAVTRDILAAIYQVIQDRRDNPSEKSYVASLYAKGLDKILGKIGEEATETAVAGKGGDVDSVVYETADLFFHVLVLLGYYDLPPERIYAELRRRFGLSGIEEKAGRNAAAPEPPSK; from the coding sequence ATGTCCCTTGCCCGACTCAAATTCGACGGAGACGGTCTGATCCCGGCCATCGTGCGCAACGCCGCGAGCGGCGAAGTGATGCTTTCCTACCTCAATGCCGAGGCGGTCGAGATGACGCAGGCAACAGGCTTGCTGCACCGCTATTCCCGGTCCGCCGGCAAAGTCGTCCAACCGAAACCGGGGGCCGGCCAGCGCGTGCGGGAGGCGCGTCTGAGCTGCGGCGATGACTGTCTTCTGCTGCTGGTCGAGCAGGAGGGGCAGGGTTTTGACGCCTTCAAAACGTTGTTGTGGCAGGACGAATCTTCTGCAGATTCCATCGCAGTGACTCGGGATATTCTGGCCGCCATCTACCAGGTGATTCAGGACCGCAGGGACAATCCTTCCGAAAAATCGTATGTTGCCTCATTGTATGCGAAAGGGTTGGACAAGATACTCGGCAAGATCGGAGAGGAAGCGACGGAGACGGCTGTCGCCGGCAAGGGTGGCGACGTCGATTCTGTGGTGTACGAGACGGCCGATCTGTTCTTTCATGTGCTGGTGCTGCTCGGATATTATGATTTGCCCCCGGAACGGATCTACGCCGAGCTGCGGCGACGGTTCGGCCTGTCGGGGATCGAGGAAAAGGCTGGCCGAAACGCTGCTGCACCGGAGCCCCCTTCGAAATAG
- a CDS encoding GatB/YqeY domain-containing protein, giving the protein MSLKERLNDAMKEAMKAKDSLRLSTIRLIRSAIKNREIDARQELDDAGVIDVLSSLVKQRKESAQVYRDNQRPELAEKEEAELAILQEYLPAQLSLEELGTLIDETIAELGASSQKDMGRVMKVVSAQTKGRADGKVVSEMVKERLSG; this is encoded by the coding sequence ATGAGCCTTAAGGAGCGGTTGAACGACGCAATGAAAGAGGCCATGAAGGCCAAGGACTCCCTGCGCCTGAGCACTATCCGACTGATCCGGTCGGCGATCAAGAATCGGGAGATCGATGCCCGCCAGGAACTGGATGACGCAGGAGTGATCGACGTCCTGAGTTCGTTGGTCAAGCAGCGCAAGGAATCGGCTCAGGTCTATCGCGATAACCAGCGCCCGGAACTGGCGGAAAAGGAAGAAGCCGAACTGGCGATTCTGCAGGAATATCTCCCGGCGCAACTGAGTCTGGAAGAGCTGGGGACGCTCATAGACGAGACCATAGCCGAGCTTGGCGCCTCCTCGCAGAAGGATATGGGGCGGGTGATGAAGGTTGTCAGTGCCCAGACCAAGGGGAGGGCTGACGGCAAGGTGGTCAGCGAGATGGTGAAGGAGCGCCTTTCGGGCTGA